The sequence TTGTAATTTTTTCAAATTGTTCTCTATATTTAATATAGATTTCTTTATGTTTCCCTTCAAAAAGTCTCGGAATAAACTCTTTCTTAAAACTAAAACCCCGTTTTAATTGAGATGCGACAACAGCACACGGATGCCGAACCAAAAGAATTGAGTTGATTTCAAAATTATTCACTAACCACGGTAACATTAAATTACCAAAACAGAATTTATAAATATATAAATCATAATTCTTAATTGCTTTAAAGTTGTTAAATCGGAACAATTTTATATTAATTATTTTTTGAGAAAAAAGTTTATTAAAAAAGAGTTGGGCATCTTTCCATTTTGCATTTTCAGGAATATATTGATTCCAATCAAAACCAACATTTTCTAGTTCTGGATAAGCAAAAGGGTTTATAAAAGAAAAATCCCTTTGTTTGTATTTGAAAAGGGGTTCCCATACAATAATTGCTTTATTTTCTTTGTTTAATATATCGGTAAGCCAAGTTGAGCCTCCACGAGGAGATGAGAAAACAGAAATGATTTTTACTCGTTTTTTCCGTTTTTTTCTTATCAGAAAAAGGTAGAAATTAAAAATATCTTTAATCTTTATTAAGTATTTACTTTTCATTAATGTAATTTATTTATAAATATTTCTCACCCAAAAGTTTAAACAA comes from Bacteroidales bacterium and encodes:
- a CDS encoding sulfotransferase codes for the protein MKSKYLIKIKDIFNFYLFLIRKKRKKRVKIISVFSSPRGGSTWLTDILNKENKAIIVWEPLFKYKQRDFSFINPFAYPELENVGFDWNQYIPENAKWKDAQLFFNKLFSQKIINIKLFRFNNFKAIKNYDLYIYKFCFGNLMLPWLVNNFEINSILLVRHPCAVVASQLKRGFSFKKEFIPRLFEGKHKEIYIKYREQFEKITTKEEYLSAIWAITNLYPIKHKYNNKKWLTISYESLLLYPQKELTRLSEWIGTDIIKNYSYIFKPSFTTDEKSNFSKEKQISKWKDYLSQEQVYLILRTIENFNVDFYTEDTEPNYNILYNK